In Flavobacterium praedii, the DNA window AGGAGGTTTTAAACTAAAAAAACCGAAGCATTGCTACTTCGGTTTCTACTATTTCTAAAAACTAAAAGGCTATAATAACCCCGCTCTTTTCAACAAAGCATCTGGTTTTGGTTCTTGTCCTCTAAATCGTTTGTACAAAATCATCGGGTGTTCTGTTCCTCCTTTTGAGAGTACATGTTCTTTAAATTTCTCTGCTACCTCCATATTAAATATCCCTTCTTCTAAGAAATAATCAAAAGCATCTGCATCTAATACTTCGGCCCATTTGTAACTGTAATAACCTGAAGAATATCCTCCTTGAAAAATATGTGAAAAGGCAGTACTCATCGCATTTTCCTTAACATCAGGATACAATTGTGTCGAAGCAAATTGCTCGGTTTCAAACGCTTTGATATCTACAATATTGGTTGGGTCTTGTCCGTGCCAAGCCATATCCAACAATCCAAAACTCAATTGGCGCATCGTTGCTAAACCTTCTTGGAAACTAGCACTTTCTTTTATTTTTTGTACATATTCCTGTGGAATAATTTCTCCAGTTTCGTAATGGTGTGCAAACAAAGCCAAAGCTTCTGGCTCGTAGCACCAGTTTTCCATAATCTGACTTGGTAATTCTACAAAGTCCCAATATACAGATGTTCCTGAAAGATTTGGGTAGGTGGTATTGGCTAACATTCCGTGCAATCCGTGACCAAATTCGTGAAATAAAGTGGTCACTTCGTTAAATGTTAAAAGTGACGGTTTGGTTTCGGTAGGTTTTGTAAAGTTGCATACATTCGAAATGTGTGGTCTTTCGTTTATGCCGTCTTTTATATATTGTGATTTGTATGAAGTCATCCAAGCACCGTTTCGTTTCCCTTTTCTAGGAAAGAAATCAGCGTAGAAAACAGCGACCAATTCGTTGTTTTTATCTGTTACTTCGTATGTAGTTACTTCTTCATGGTATTTGTCGATATCGAAAACCTCGGTAAAAGTCAGTCCGTATAATTTTTCGGCAATGGTAAAAGCGCCGTTCAATACTTTCTCTAATTGAAAATAAGGTTTCAGTTTTTCGTCATCTAAATTGAATAATTGCTGTTTCAATTTCTCTGAATAATAGGCACCGTCCCATTTTTCAAGCTGTTCGATACCATCTAATTCTTTGGCGAAAGCCGATAATTGATCAAATTCTTTTTGTGCAGCTGGTTTGGCTTTGGCCAATAAATCATTCGAAAAAGACAGCACTTTCTCAGGGCTTTCGGCCATGCGTTCTTCCAAAACAAAATGGGCGTGAGTTTTATAACCTAAAAGATTGGCTCTTTCAAAACGCAGTTTGGCAATTTTTAAAACAATTTCTTGATTGTCAAATTCGTTATTTTGAAAACATCTGGCGCCAAAAGCAATAGCCATTTTTTTGCGCAATTCGCGATTATCTGCATACGTCACAAACGGAATGTAACTAGGATGATCCAAGGTGAAAATCCAGCCTTCTTTTTCTTGGGCTTTCGCCAAAGAACGAGCGGCTTCGATAGTGCCTTCCGGTAAACCCGCTAAATCATTTTCATCAGTAAGGTGCAATTCGAAAGCATTGGTTTCAGCCAAAACATTTTCACCAAACTGCAAGCTCAGTTTAGATAACTCTTTGTCAATTTCTCGTAACTGATTTTTTTTGTTTTCAGGTAAATTAGCACCATTTCTAGAAAAACTTTTATATTGTTTGTCCAAAAGCGTTATTTGCTCTGGATTTAAGTTTAAAGATTCTCTTTGGTCATAAACGGTTTTTACTTTGGCAAATAAAGCAGCGTTCAAACGAACGTCATTTCCAAACTCAGAAAGCAAAGGAGAAACGTCTTGCGCTATTTTTTGCATTTCGTCACTTGTTTCAGCAGAATTTAGATTAAAAAAAATACTTGAAATTCGATCCAAAGTATCTCCGCTAAAAGATAAAGCTTCAATTGTATTTTGAAAATTAGGGTTTTCAGGATTGTTAACAATGAAATCTATTTCGGCTTTTGCCAAAACGATACCTTCTTGAAAAGCAGGGAGGTAATCTTCGTTTCTTATTTTTGAAAATGGCGCAGTGTCTAGTTTTGTAATAAATTTTTGAAGTAATATATTCATGATATTTATTTGTATTATTGTAAAGAACTAGCTGTTAGTTAATTACGATTTTTAATTAAGAAAAAAACATTAATTTTTACGATTATAGTGCATTTAATCGATTTTTTATGTACTTTTGTCGAGTAATTAATTCACACAAAAATTAATTACTTCGAAATTAAAAGCTCTTTTTGATCCCAAATCGAAAGAAACTAAATATTAAAATTATATTGATAATACTAAATTTCCCCAGATTTAGAGTTTACAATATCAAAAAAGCTCCTTTTTTTAAGGAGCTTTTTTTATTTATTTAAGGTTGCAGAAGATTTGTAAACGGCTTCTTTTAAACTTTCTTTGTATAAAATAATTTTATCCA includes these proteins:
- a CDS encoding M3 family metallopeptidase, which produces MNILLQKFITKLDTAPFSKIRNEDYLPAFQEGIVLAKAEIDFIVNNPENPNFQNTIEALSFSGDTLDRISSIFFNLNSAETSDEMQKIAQDVSPLLSEFGNDVRLNAALFAKVKTVYDQRESLNLNPEQITLLDKQYKSFSRNGANLPENKKNQLREIDKELSKLSLQFGENVLAETNAFELHLTDENDLAGLPEGTIEAARSLAKAQEKEGWIFTLDHPSYIPFVTYADNRELRKKMAIAFGARCFQNNEFDNQEIVLKIAKLRFERANLLGYKTHAHFVLEERMAESPEKVLSFSNDLLAKAKPAAQKEFDQLSAFAKELDGIEQLEKWDGAYYSEKLKQQLFNLDDEKLKPYFQLEKVLNGAFTIAEKLYGLTFTEVFDIDKYHEEVTTYEVTDKNNELVAVFYADFFPRKGKRNGAWMTSYKSQYIKDGINERPHISNVCNFTKPTETKPSLLTFNEVTTLFHEFGHGLHGMLANTTYPNLSGTSVYWDFVELPSQIMENWCYEPEALALFAHHYETGEIIPQEYVQKIKESASFQEGLATMRQLSFGLLDMAWHGQDPTNIVDIKAFETEQFASTQLYPDVKENAMSTAFSHIFQGGYSSGYYSYKWAEVLDADAFDYFLEEGIFNMEVAEKFKEHVLSKGGTEHPMILYKRFRGQEPKPDALLKRAGLL